A genomic window from Sphingobacterium spiritivorum includes:
- a CDS encoding serine hydrolase domain-containing protein produces MKDLKNSNTSTYIRRYARIAFVLLIVFAKSSASRAQTNASVFNNKKLVEKWLKDNKVPILGLGIIDNGVFQQAEVYGEIKEGIPAPENTLFNVASLTKPVTAIVALKLVSLGKWNLDEPLYMYWTDPEIANDPRHQQLTTRLVLSHQTGFANWRWENENKKLGFQFDPGTKYQYSGEGYEYLRKALEKKFNKSLQQLADELVFRPIKMPDTQYIWNKDTDSTRLAVGYDNKGNSYPVVKNREPNAADDLMTSIEDYGKFLISVMNGEGLSKKVFDEMVFRQVPSTRGKHFGLGFEIYDFKDGTYALAHGGSDKGVRTIFFILPETKQGLLIFTNSDNGVSLYVDLLKYYLQEKGSEIVDIEMKNTL; encoded by the coding sequence ATGAAAGATTTAAAAAATAGCAATACATCAACATATATAAGACGATACGCCAGAATAGCATTTGTTTTACTAATCGTATTTGCTAAAAGCTCCGCTTCCCGTGCCCAAACGAACGCTTCCGTTTTTAACAATAAAAAATTAGTGGAAAAATGGTTAAAAGACAATAAAGTCCCCATTCTGGGGCTTGGAATCATTGACAACGGAGTTTTTCAGCAGGCAGAAGTATACGGAGAGATCAAAGAAGGAATTCCAGCCCCTGAAAACACTCTATTCAATGTAGCTTCACTGACAAAACCTGTAACCGCAATCGTAGCATTAAAATTAGTAAGTCTAGGAAAATGGAATCTGGACGAGCCGCTATACATGTACTGGACAGATCCCGAGATTGCTAACGATCCCCGACATCAGCAACTGACAACACGACTTGTGCTGAGTCATCAGACAGGTTTCGCTAATTGGCGCTGGGAGAACGAAAACAAGAAACTTGGCTTTCAGTTTGATCCCGGAACGAAATATCAGTACTCAGGCGAAGGATATGAATATCTGCGTAAAGCATTGGAGAAGAAATTCAACAAATCATTACAGCAATTAGCAGATGAACTCGTATTCAGACCGATAAAAATGCCGGATACCCAATACATCTGGAATAAAGATACAGACAGTACAAGATTAGCTGTTGGTTATGACAACAAAGGGAATAGTTATCCGGTAGTAAAGAACCGGGAACCGAATGCCGCAGATGATCTGATGACCAGTATCGAAGATTACGGTAAATTCCTGATCAGCGTTATGAATGGTGAAGGATTATCAAAAAAGGTATTTGATGAAATGGTTTTCAGACAGGTGCCGAGCACAAGAGGAAAACACTTTGGTCTTGGATTTGAAATTTACGATTTTAAAGATGGCACATACGCTCTGGCACACGGAGGTTCGGACAAAGGTGTACGAACAATTTTCTTTATTCTTCCGGAAACAAAACAAGGTTTGTTGATTTTTACAAATTCTGACAATGGTGTAAGTCTGTATGTGGATTTACTGAAGTATTATTTACAAGAGAAGGGTAGTGAAATAGTTGATATTGAAATGAAGAATACGTTATAA
- a CDS encoding murein L,D-transpeptidase catalytic domain-containing protein, whose product MNIKVISLVLFISLLMVNCQAEGDKSKVETPVAEQVQQDIRPEVDTVKLQQKADEALAFCKLKKFSTDFCILIDMELHSGINRFFIWDFKNNRISEEYLVGHGCGRNSWASDESKDKAEFSNRDGSHLSSLGKYKIGARGYSNWGINIKYILHGLEKTNDNALKRIIVFHSWEKMSDTETYPQGSPEGWGCPTVSNEAMKIIDSRLRRAKQPVLMWIYN is encoded by the coding sequence ATGAATATTAAAGTGATTAGTCTCGTTCTATTTATTTCTCTGCTGATGGTTAATTGTCAGGCCGAAGGAGATAAAAGCAAAGTGGAAACTCCGGTTGCAGAACAGGTTCAACAGGATATCAGACCTGAAGTGGACACTGTAAAACTGCAGCAAAAGGCTGACGAAGCACTGGCATTTTGTAAACTAAAGAAATTCAGTACGGATTTTTGTATTCTTATTGATATGGAACTTCATTCCGGGATTAATCGTTTTTTTATCTGGGATTTTAAAAATAATCGAATTTCAGAAGAGTATCTCGTAGGGCATGGTTGCGGACGCAACAGCTGGGCTTCTGATGAATCTAAAGATAAGGCCGAATTTAGCAACAGGGACGGAAGCCATCTTTCTTCTCTTGGTAAGTATAAAATCGGGGCAAGGGGATATAGCAACTGGGGAATTAATATAAAATATATCTTGCACGGTCTGGAAAAAACGAATGATAATGCCTTGAAGAGAATTATTGTATTTCATTCATGGGAAAAAATGAGTGATACCGAGACCTATCCGCAGGGAAGTCCCGAAGGTTGGGGATGTCCTACGGTTTCGAATGAGGCGATGAAAATTATTGATAGCAGACTGAGGCGTGCAAAGCAGCCGGTTCTGATGTGGATATATAACTGA
- a CDS encoding SAM-dependent methyltransferase codes for MKSNSELRHILKAYTDDILIPSDFHDKLAPAITGLSQLLFDSVEINSHDESLREHHTTESGNAIGPLWAALCSREVLRTQRFLKGLYQAINTCLKERQTPVHILYAGTGPFATLAIPVMSQFLPEEIQFTLLEINPISFEKMQNCIAQFGFESYVRAYHCCDASTWKTEDRQVDILISETMHNGLYREPQVSIMLNLLSQLPSDCICIPQQICVDLVARENLSKTGETISSLMSFDRTYIDQVLQKSSSSVWQFANTAVQIPENPKLRFYLDTTIQVYEDQYLRLNDCSLNILRKFNVPEVYRGQKIKIQYQVSQLPSFLIRED; via the coding sequence ATGAAAAGCAACAGTGAACTCAGACACATTCTCAAAGCCTATACAGATGATATCCTTATTCCCTCAGATTTTCACGACAAGCTTGCTCCTGCCATTACGGGATTATCTCAACTGTTATTCGATAGTGTTGAAATAAACAGCCATGATGAGTCTTTAAGGGAACATCATACAACGGAATCCGGAAATGCTATAGGACCATTATGGGCTGCATTATGCAGCAGAGAAGTATTGAGAACGCAACGATTTTTAAAAGGATTATATCAGGCTATTAACACCTGTCTCAAAGAGCGTCAAACTCCTGTGCATATCCTATATGCCGGAACAGGTCCTTTTGCGACATTAGCGATTCCGGTAATGTCGCAGTTTCTTCCTGAAGAAATCCAATTTACTTTACTGGAAATCAACCCGATCAGCTTTGAAAAGATGCAAAATTGTATTGCTCAATTTGGATTTGAATCTTATGTGCGTGCTTATCACTGTTGTGATGCCAGTACCTGGAAGACAGAAGACAGACAGGTAGATATTTTGATCAGCGAGACTATGCACAATGGCCTCTATCGCGAACCACAGGTAAGCATTATGCTCAATCTGCTATCTCAACTCCCTTCAGACTGTATATGTATTCCGCAACAGATTTGTGTAGATCTTGTGGCTCGGGAAAATTTATCAAAAACCGGAGAAACGATTTCTTCCCTGATGTCTTTTGACAGAACGTATATTGACCAGGTTCTTCAAAAATCATCCTCATCTGTATGGCAATTTGCGAATACAGCAGTGCAAATTCCTGAAAACCCCAAACTCCGCTTCTATCTGGATACGACGATTCAGGTTTATGAAGATCAATATTTACGATTAAATGACTGCAGCCTGAATATATTGCGAAAATTTAACGTGCCGGAGGTCTATAGAGGTCAAAAAATAAAAATTCAATATCAGGTAAGTCAGCTTCCCTCTTTCCTGATCAGAGAGGATTAA
- a CDS encoding alpha/beta hydrolase, whose protein sequence is MKFFLKTEHNDERTIFITGNFNNWNPRDNRFSLQQTEEGYCIDINDEILPSEIEYKFTKGGWENVEIDSEAQFTPNRKVNKKAKEVEDSVEGWRLNWAPFKEEYFPKIELISENFYIPQLNKTRKVWALLPYDYETTEKSYPVLYLQDAQNLFNEESPFGNWEIDKKLSLLAEYGIGDIIIIAVEHGSEYRIQEYVFEDDNEYAVKAEGKKYIRFITDTLKPYVDQHFRTLPDREHTGIGGSSLGALISIYGGFLYPEVYSKLMLFSPSLWLNPNNNFPMLSFHQPYYTKAYIYGGEPEGSDMVKRINLFKDAMSRWEESKSIEFEVRTSIHPEGKHEEFYWSQEFPRALEWLFFDKLENPVERKKRYTKEKENV, encoded by the coding sequence ATGAAGTTTTTTCTGAAAACAGAACACAATGATGAAAGAACCATATTCATCACCGGGAATTTCAATAACTGGAATCCGAGAGATAATCGCTTTAGTCTTCAACAGACTGAGGAAGGGTATTGTATAGATATTAATGATGAAATCTTACCCTCTGAAATAGAGTATAAATTTACCAAAGGCGGTTGGGAAAATGTAGAAATTGACAGCGAAGCACAATTCACTCCCAACAGAAAAGTCAATAAGAAAGCAAAAGAGGTTGAAGATAGTGTAGAAGGCTGGCGTCTCAACTGGGCTCCTTTCAAAGAAGAGTATTTTCCTAAGATTGAACTGATTTCCGAAAATTTCTATATCCCGCAACTGAATAAGACACGTAAAGTATGGGCTCTTCTTCCTTATGACTATGAAACGACGGAGAAGAGTTATCCGGTGCTCTATCTGCAGGACGCTCAGAATCTGTTTAATGAAGAGAGTCCCTTTGGAAACTGGGAGATTGACAAAAAACTTTCGCTGCTCGCCGAATACGGGATTGGCGACATCATTATTATCGCAGTAGAACACGGCAGTGAATACCGTATACAGGAATATGTATTTGAAGATGATAATGAGTACGCTGTCAAGGCGGAAGGCAAAAAATACATCCGGTTTATAACAGATACACTAAAGCCCTATGTTGACCAGCATTTCCGGACTTTGCCCGACAGAGAGCATACCGGAATAGGAGGGAGTTCATTGGGAGCACTGATCAGTATCTATGGTGGTTTTCTATACCCGGAAGTCTATTCAAAGCTGATGCTGTTTTCTCCCTCATTGTGGCTTAATCCCAATAATAATTTTCCGATGCTCAGTTTCCATCAACCTTATTATACCAAAGCATATATCTACGGTGGTGAGCCGGAAGGATCGGATATGGTAAAGCGGATTAATCTTTTTAAAGATGCTATGAGTCGTTGGGAAGAGAGCAAATCAATAGAATTTGAGGTGAGAACGAGTATACATCCGGAAGGAAAACATGAAGAATTTTACTGGTCCCAGGAATTTCCGCGGGCATTGGAATGGCTGTTTTTCGATAAACTGGAAAATCCTGTAGAGAGAAAGAAAAGATATACTAAAGAAAAGGAAAATGTCTAA